In the Cohaesibacter gelatinilyticus genome, CTGGGTGATCGCTTCGAGATTTTTTCTGCAATTTCTGCGGCCATGGTTGCACGCATTCCTGTTGCACATTTGCACGGTGGCGAGGCAACGGAGGGTTTGATCGATGAAGCTATTCGACATTCCATTACCAAAATGTCGCATTTGCATTTTGTTGCAGCCGAAGAGTACAAAAACCGGGTGATCCAGCTTGGGGAACAACCGAATCGGGTGCATTTGGTTGGTGGCATGGGGATTGATGGTATCAAGCGCTTGGCGCTGATGGACCGCGCTGCACTTGAAGAATCCATGGATTTCAGATTTGGTCCGAAAAACCTGATCGTAACGTTCCATCCTGTGACGCTGGAAACGGCAACAGCCGCAGAGCAGATGCAGGCCATGTTTGATGCTCTGGATACGCTAGAAGATATACACGTGATTTTTACAATGCCGAATGCAGATACGGATGGTCGTATTGTGATGCAAATGGTTGATGACTATGTGTCTTGCCGCCCGCACACCAAATCATTCACGTCATTGGGGCAGCTTCGGTATTTGTCGTGTTTGGCTCAGGTGGACGGTATGGTTGGCAATTCCTCCAGCGGTTTGATTGAAATGCCGAGCTTCTGCAAGGGTACGGTGAATATTGGCGATAGGCAAAAAGGCCGGATTATGGCCGATAGCGTTATCGGGTGTATGCCAGAAAGCAAAAGCATTCAGTCCGCACTACAACGTCTCTACAGCACAGATTTTCAGAATATGTTGAATGATGTGCAAAATCCCTATGGGGACGGCGGAGCTAGCGAACGGGTCGTTGCAGTCTTAAAATCGGCCAATCTGGATGGTTTGCTGAAAAAACAGTTCTTTGATGTTCCGACTTCAA is a window encoding:
- the neuC gene encoding UDP-N-acetylglucosamine 2-epimerase, translated to MSRKICVITGTRAEYGLLRWVMDGIHQDPDLTLQIIATGMHLSPEFGLSYQEIEQDGYTIDRKVEMLVSSDTSVGIAKAMGLGMIGMADALNDLQPDIIVVLGDRFEIFSAISAAMVARIPVAHLHGGEATEGLIDEAIRHSITKMSHLHFVAAEEYKNRVIQLGEQPNRVHLVGGMGIDGIKRLALMDRAALEESMDFRFGPKNLIVTFHPVTLETATAAEQMQAMFDALDTLEDIHVIFTMPNADTDGRIVMQMVDDYVSCRPHTKSFTSLGQLRYLSCLAQVDGMVGNSSSGLIEMPSFCKGTVNIGDRQKGRIMADSVIGCMPESKSIQSALQRLYSTDFQNMLNDVQNPYGDGGASERVVAVLKSANLDGLLKKQFFDVPTSILPSGDSSCA